A stretch of Lathyrus oleraceus cultivar Zhongwan6 chromosome 6, CAAS_Psat_ZW6_1.0, whole genome shotgun sequence DNA encodes these proteins:
- the LOC127097736 gene encoding uncharacterized protein LOC127097736, which produces MDREWGSKPGSGGAATAQNEAIDRRERLRRLALETIDLAKDPYFMRNHLGSYECKLCLTLHNNEGNYLAHTQGKRHQTNLAKRAAREAKDAPTQPQPHKRKLNLKKTVKIGRPGYRVTKQFDPDTKQRSLLFQIEYPEIEDLAKPRHRFMSSYEQRVQPFDKRYQYLLFAAEPYETISFKVPSTEIDKSTPKFFSHWDPDSKMFTLQLYFKIKPLEVTKPQPPASTPNGTTAPGVPPRPMPPASQAPLPPPPPPQGLPPGAPLGNPPRAPPPPMSGSMPPPPPMSANGPRLVPGAMPPLPPPAPLGARPPSMPPPQGFPGQQMQS; this is translated from the exons ATGGATAGAGAATGGGGTTCAAAACCGGGAAGCGGCGGAGCCGCGACGGCGCAAAACGAAGCAATAGACCGCCGCGAGCGTCTCCGACGACTAGCACTCGAAACAATAGATCTAGCAAAAGATCCATATTTCATGCGCAATCATCTCGGTAGCTACGAGTGCAAACTCTGTTTAACTCTCCACAACAACGAAGGAAACTACCTCGCACATACTCAAGGCAAACGCCATCAAACCAATCTCGCTAAGCGTGCTGCTCGTGAAGCTAAAGATGCTCCCACTCAACCTCAACCTCATAAGCGGAAGCTTAACCTTAAGAAAACTG TTAAAATTGGTCGTCCTGGGTACCGTGTAACTAAACAATTTGATCCTGACACTAAGCAAAGATCACTCCTTTTTCAG ATTGAATATCCTGAGATTGAAGACCTTGCAAAGCCTAGGCATCGATTTATGTCCTCCTATGAGCAG AGGGTGCAACCATTTGATAAAAGATATCAGTATCTCTTGTTTGCAGCTGAACCATATGAAACAATTTCTTTCAAG GTCCCTAGCACAGAGATTGACAAGTCCACGCCAAAGTTTTTCTCGCATTGGGACCCAGATTCCAAGATGTTTACG CTGCAGTTGTATTTTAAAATCAAACCACTAGAGGTAACCAAACCACAGCCACCTGCATCTACTCCCAATGGCACCACAGCACCCGGTGTTCCTCCAAGGCCAATGCCCCCAGCATCACAAGCTCCATTACCACCACCACCTCCTCCCCAAGGGCTGCCTCCTGGCGCACCTTTGGGAAATCCTCCTCGAGCCCCTCCACCTCCAATGTCAGGATCAATGCCTCCACCACCTCCTATGTCTGCAAATGGTCCAAGACTTGTACCCGGTGCAATGCCGCCTCTTCCACCTCCAGCTCCCCTTGGCGCTCGACCTCCATCAATGCCACCTCCGCAAGGTTTTCCAGGCCAACAAATGCAGAGCTAG
- the LOC127097734 gene encoding glutamate--tRNA ligase, chloroplastic/mitochondrial isoform X1: protein MKEDAKLKQLPPVYTGKWAYATDKEVEEELAKGTPYTFRLRVPKGSLKITDLIRGEVSWNLDTLGDFVIMRSNGQPVYNFCVTVDDATMAISHVIRAEEHLPNTLRQALIYKALEFPMPNFAHVSLILAPDRSKLSKRHGATSFGQYREMGYLPEAMTNYLALLGWGDGTENEFFTLDKLVERFTIEHVNKSGAVFDSTKLRWMNGQHLRARPSEDLNKLIAERWKTSGMLTISEGPFVDDSIQLLKDGIDLITDADTALSNLLSYPLHSTLQSHEAESVIQDNLSEFCASFLAAYDSGDLLRALEEGQAGWKNWVKGFGKSLKRKGKSLFMPLRLLLTGKLHGPDIGATVVLLYKAGTSDIIASEVGFVTIDERVKVLRQINWETLSKEHAVKETASTV from the exons ATGAAGGAGGATGCTAAACTAAAGCAATTGCCTCCGGTATACACAGGTAAATGGGCCTATGCAACAGATAAGGAAGTAGAAGAAGAGCTGGCAAAAGGAACTCCATATACATTCAGACTTCGTGTCCCGAAAGGAAGTTTAAAAATTACCGACTTGATACGAGGAGAG GTTAGTTGGAATTTGGATACACTTGGAGATTTTGTGATAATGAGGAGTAATGGTCAGCCAGTTTATAACTTTTGTGTGACTGTTGATGATGCTACCATGGCTATTTCCCATGTTATCAG agCAGAGGAGCATTTACCGAACACTCTAAGGCAGGCATTAATATATAAG GCACTAGAATTTCCCATGCCTAATTTTGCACACGTTTCCTTGATTTTAGCTCCTGATAGAAGTAAATTATCAAAACGACATGGAGCAACATCTTTCGGTCAG TACAGGGAAATGGGATACCTACCTGAGGCGATGACGAATTACCTAGCATTATTAGGTTGGGGTGATGGGACCGAAAATGAGTTCTTCACCCTTGATAAACTTG TTGAAAGATTCACTATTGAACATGTGAATAAAAGTGGTGCTGTTTTTGATTCCACAAAGTTAAG ATGGATGAATGGTCAACATTTAAGAGCACGTCCATCAGAGGACTTGAACAAACTTATCGCAGAGCGCTGGAAGACATCTGGCATGCTAACAATATCAGAAGGGCCCTTTGTTGAT GATTCAATTCAACTACTTAAGGATGGAATTGACTTGATAACTGATGCAGACACTGCACTTTCGAATTTGCTTTCTTATCCTCTACATTCTACTTTACAAAG CCATGAAGCAGAATCTGTCATACAAGATAATCTTTCCGAGTTTTGTGCCAGTTTCTTGGCTGCCTACGATAGCGGTGATCTGTTACGTGCGCTCGAAGAAGGCCAAGCTGGCTGGAAAAATTGGGTCAAAGGCTTCGGCAAATCACTTAAGCGCAAGGGAAAATCACTCTTCATGCCCCTTCGGCTTCTGCTGACTGGAAAACTTCACGGTCCAGATATCGGAGCTACTGTTGTATTGCTTTATAAAGCTGGGACTAGTGATATCATAGCTTCTGAAGTTGGTTTTGTGACAATTGATGAACGAGTTAAAGTTCTTAGGCAAATTAATTGGGAAACATTGTCCAAAGAACATGCTGTGAAAGAAACTGCTTCGACTGTCTAA
- the LOC127097734 gene encoding glutamate--tRNA ligase, chloroplastic/mitochondrial isoform X2: MRSNGQPVYNFCVTVDDATMAISHVIRAEEHLPNTLRQALIYKALEFPMPNFAHVSLILAPDRSKLSKRHGATSFGQYREMGYLPEAMTNYLALLGWGDGTENEFFTLDKLVERFTIEHVNKSGAVFDSTKLRWMNGQHLRARPSEDLNKLIAERWKTSGMLTISEGPFVDDSIQLLKDGIDLITDADTALSNLLSYPLHSTLQSHEAESVIQDNLSEFCASFLAAYDSGDLLRALEEGQAGWKNWVKGFGKSLKRKGKSLFMPLRLLLTGKLHGPDIGATVVLLYKAGTSDIIASEVGFVTIDERVKVLRQINWETLSKEHAVKETASTV; the protein is encoded by the exons ATGAGGAGTAATGGTCAGCCAGTTTATAACTTTTGTGTGACTGTTGATGATGCTACCATGGCTATTTCCCATGTTATCAG agCAGAGGAGCATTTACCGAACACTCTAAGGCAGGCATTAATATATAAG GCACTAGAATTTCCCATGCCTAATTTTGCACACGTTTCCTTGATTTTAGCTCCTGATAGAAGTAAATTATCAAAACGACATGGAGCAACATCTTTCGGTCAG TACAGGGAAATGGGATACCTACCTGAGGCGATGACGAATTACCTAGCATTATTAGGTTGGGGTGATGGGACCGAAAATGAGTTCTTCACCCTTGATAAACTTG TTGAAAGATTCACTATTGAACATGTGAATAAAAGTGGTGCTGTTTTTGATTCCACAAAGTTAAG ATGGATGAATGGTCAACATTTAAGAGCACGTCCATCAGAGGACTTGAACAAACTTATCGCAGAGCGCTGGAAGACATCTGGCATGCTAACAATATCAGAAGGGCCCTTTGTTGAT GATTCAATTCAACTACTTAAGGATGGAATTGACTTGATAACTGATGCAGACACTGCACTTTCGAATTTGCTTTCTTATCCTCTACATTCTACTTTACAAAG CCATGAAGCAGAATCTGTCATACAAGATAATCTTTCCGAGTTTTGTGCCAGTTTCTTGGCTGCCTACGATAGCGGTGATCTGTTACGTGCGCTCGAAGAAGGCCAAGCTGGCTGGAAAAATTGGGTCAAAGGCTTCGGCAAATCACTTAAGCGCAAGGGAAAATCACTCTTCATGCCCCTTCGGCTTCTGCTGACTGGAAAACTTCACGGTCCAGATATCGGAGCTACTGTTGTATTGCTTTATAAAGCTGGGACTAGTGATATCATAGCTTCTGAAGTTGGTTTTGTGACAATTGATGAACGAGTTAAAGTTCTTAGGCAAATTAATTGGGAAACATTGTCCAAAGAACATGCTGTGAAAGAAACTGCTTCGACTGTCTAA
- the LOC127097738 gene encoding uncharacterized protein LOC127097738: MGKESSSSFSVLKLLNQTVSEPHYLFHFLTFFSYIVLRCSASQVLAPHLIQILIRREIQTLLAFAVLAFIKGIREETWEAFIADALFIAKICLFVLTFTMDRRIAVWYILVFLVIHVLTQQPSSQGLGTCSKLTPLLLESLLTEGNTTKFWLVEFSASYSSACIRSSQQFPELSITYSTKLLSFGIVDLGLFPNAAEKFGVSLSGSMGQLPTYILFENAAEVSRFPELGSETTFFNPTITKGLLSRHFELDRHLLEYVNSK; encoded by the exons ATGGGAAAAGAAAGTAGCAGCAGTTTTTCAGTGTTGAAGTTGCTGAATCAAACGGTTTCAGAACCTCACTATCTCTTCCATTTCTTAACCTTTTTCTCCTATATTGTCCTTCGCTGCTCCGCATCCCAAGTTTTAGCGCCTCACCTCATTCAAATTCTCATCCGTCGC GAAATACAAACGCTGTTAGCTTTCGCTGTTTTGGCTTTCATCAAG GGTATTAGAGAAGAGACATGGGAAGCCTTCATAGCTGATGCACTTTTCATTGCCAAG ATTTGTCTTTTTGTCCTTACCTTTACAATGGATCGCCGCATAGCCGTTTGGTATATTCTTGTATTTTTAG TTATACATGTGCTGACACAACAACCTTCATCTCAAGGACTAG GTACTTGTAGTAAGCTAACACCATTGTTGTTGGAAAGCCTGCTAACAGAGGGAAACACTACAAAATTTTGGCTG GTGGAATTCAGTGCTTCTTATTCATCTGCTTGCATTCGATCAAGTCAACAGTTTCCTGAGCTCTCAATTAC ATATTCAACCAAACTTTTATCATTTGGAATAGTTGATCTTGGACTCTTTCCCAATGCAGCTGAAAAATTTGGAGTATCTCTTAGTG GAAGCATGGGTCAGCTCCCAACATATATCTTATTCGAGAATGCCGCTGAGGTTTCCCGCTTTCCAGAGTTGGGTTCCGAAACAACATTTTTCAACCCTACAATTACAAAG GGACTACTTTCTCGACATTTTGAGCTGGATCGGCACCTTCTCGAATATGTTAATAGTAAATAG